A window of the Helianthus annuus cultivar XRQ/B chromosome 4, HanXRQr2.0-SUNRISE, whole genome shotgun sequence genome harbors these coding sequences:
- the LOC110937436 gene encoding FCS-Like Zinc finger 8, with product MSFKSSMATTQNPTKPISSFLGSPRFFSGFFMARSLSDAESSPTSVLNNPFGFRQNPVKPRKIFEEINNPFEKFESESKNGIALALVQERSTDSICKSNAVSRKVLFGSNLNIQIPSHPSSDSDQLCCDFGIKTPKLQFHGQLTSSGSGSIRASMDALSLSEMELSEEYTRVITYGSNPKTTHIFDNCVVDCCCDFVIQADPDPKSAWESFLSFCHTCKKNLEDDCDIFIYRGEKAFCSEECRCQEMALELDSVL from the exons ATGAGCTTCAAATCTTCAATGGCTACTACCCAAAATCCCACAAAGCCAATTTCATCTTTTCTTGGTTCTCCAAGATTTTTTAGTGGCTTTTTCATGGCAAGAAGTCTTTCTGATGCAGAATCATCACCCACCTCAGTTCTCAACAACCCATTTGGGTTCAGACAAAACCCAGTAAAACCCAGAAAGATCTTTGAAGAAATCAACAACCCTTTTGAGAAATTTGAATCTGAATCCAAAAATGGAATTGCTCTTGCTTTGGTTCAAGAAAGGTCTACTGATAGCATATGTAAATCTAATGCTGTTAGTAGAAAGGTTCTGTTTGGATCAAATTTGAATATTCAAATCCCATCACACCCATCATCTGATTCTGATCAGTTATGTTGTGATTTTGGGATCAAGACCCCAAAATTGCAATTTCATGGTCAGTTGACTTCATCAGGGTCCGGGTCAATTCGAGCTTCGATGGATGCTCTATCTTTGAGTGAGATGGAGCTCTCAGAGGAGTACACAAGGGTAATCACATACGGGTCTAACCCGAAAACAACCCATATTTTTGATAATTGTGTTGTGGATTGTTGCTGTGATTTTGTTATTCAGGCGGATCCTGACCCGAAATCGGCATGGGAGAGCTTTCTTAGTTTTTGTCATACTTGCAAGAAGAATCTTGAAGATGATTGTGACATTTTCATATACAG GGGCGAGAAAGCTTTTTGCAGTGAAGAATGCAGATGCCAAGAAATGGCTTTGGAGTTGGATTCAGTCTTGTAG